One segment of Panicum virgatum strain AP13 chromosome 1K, P.virgatum_v5, whole genome shotgun sequence DNA contains the following:
- the LOC120707374 gene encoding putative disease resistance protein RGA3 — protein sequence MYTRWEYPYTRCLRLYPSIPPVLFFGVEQKKEPWTCCCGLRKSSASMAGVGEALVSAVLKEVLRKLGSAVGAQITARWKLRQDMESIKSTLELVQAVLRDAERRSVREEAVGLWLKMLKNAAYDISDMFDDFEVKLSQGKISSSVAKFSMGTKLKNLREKLTNIAAQRSQFGFTVHTCSTSTDHEEIKKRETTSKINRETIVGRQKEKLEIVTLLASNREQKTLVIPIFGFGGIGKTTLAKLVFNDDQMQNFDLRAWVYVSPHFDLKMIGKSIISQIKGQVEGLHDLQSVSNSLEEIMCGRSCLIVLDDLWESSCSQLTDLLQMLSNFKKESMIRIIVTTRTEEVAGKIGTVTPYKLEPLSDDQCWALFKNISFLPGCPLGEDEKNVMENIGRDIANKCQGVPMAAQALGFMLRNKAVGEWKNVRDSDIWSGSSTTDDVMPSLKLSYYQMSPYLKLCFSYCSVFPKGFEVHRGHLIQQWISLGFIPPSPDKHITLEKVGENYVNELLGMSFVQYSTLTSLSTREDTKNSMLLRMHDLMHDLGRSVIGDELLLVDGEKEYSSSNGNYRYALVLNHEGQMAVCNDEPAKLRAIHFSECPEIQLSLLHKSLRILDLGKCPRGNLPASIGKLKQLRYLSAPDMLHKKVPKLVTSLSKLIHLNMSGSIKISTLPDSIGKLISLLHLDLSGCCKLHSLPESFGGLTNLAHLNLANCSLLETLPKSVGKLRSLLHLDLSGCRNLSSLPESLGDLMNLSHLNLSNCSLLNTLPESVETLRNLLHLELCGCTGLCSLSESFGELVNLSYLDMKNCYDLRSLPKSFGRLCELQYLNLSGCLKLNLKVDIETICCLTKLQYLNLSCCPSLMHIPESVNNLKNLHTLDLSRCNWIERFPKRLRGMTSLKFLLIQGCSPWLQQRVRESQFKNDMLTLPKFIVQRTASGICMSSNISLLHAVHAAELEIECLENVTSIEEAAAVNLADKSVLVKLVLAWTPAVGRVVEDEGLLRELHPPGNLKFLKVQGYMGTSFSGWMMNMASCLLHLVCIEMVDLPRCEHLPPFGQLKNLEQLTLKRLPIFRKLGTEFCGGSGAFKKLREFTLIDLETLEEWVTKASANGEFMFPNLHKLEICRCPRLRLKPCLPRATEWRIQASHEIIATKYAVGTSFSLTLSKLHVTECLLLSEEWALFEYLPALEILEISNYQKKKLPDSLVFLVSLRSLKIDISTNNSQEELCDWLVFLAAISDDRRLAVFPSPNLTALENLEISLNDESQRWCKKHDRWTLQNVKNKPTTFFERQVANIQKKVGQSLISYIHAIKQLAERLAVIGLGQTLRDEEIIRLILDHRLGSEDRTLVMSITSCTDDITLNYLYAHLRRVNGFSLSDTSQVSDTLNSPTSDNESYHGSD from the exons ATGTACACGCGTTGGGAATATCCTTATACTCGGTGTCTTCGTCTTTATCCTTCCATCCCGCCTGTACTTTTTTTTGGAGTTGAGCAAAAGAAGGAGCCGTGGACCTGCTGCTGCGGTCTGCGGAAGTCGTCGGCGTCCATGGCCGGAGTCGGAGAGGCGCTCGTGTCCGCGGTGCTCAAGGAGGTGCTGCGCAAGCTGGGGTCCGCCGTCGGGGCTCAGATCACGGCGCGATGGAAGCTGAGGCAAGACATGGAGAGCATCAAGAGCACGCTGGAGCTGGTGCAGGCAGTGCTCAGGGATGCCGAGAGGCGGTCCGTGAGGGAGGAAGCAGTCGGCCTCTGGCTCAAGATGCTCAAGAACGCCGCCTACGACATCTCCGACATGTTCGACGACTTCGAGGTCAAACTGTCGCAG GGGAAGATCTCTAGCTCTGTTGCCAAGTTTTCTATGGGTACAAAGCTGAAGAATTTGAGGGAAAAGTTAACAAACATAGCAGCACAGCGGTCGCAGTTCGGATTCACGGTACACACCTGTTCAACTTCAACAGACCATGAAGAGATCAAGAAGAGAGAAACGACATCAAAGATCAATAGAGAAACTATCGTCGGAAGGCAGAAAGAGAAACTGGAGATAGTAACACTGCTAGCATCAAATCGTGAACAGAAAACGTTGGTAATCCCGATTTTTGGGTTtgggggcattggtaagactaCACTAGCTAAATTGGTTTTCAATGATGACCAGATGCAAAATTTTGATCTGCGAGCATGGGTTTATGTGTCTCCACATTTTGATCTAAAAATGATCGGCAAAAGTATAATTTCACAAATCAAAGGACAGGTTGAAGGTTTACATGACCTACAGTCTGTAAGTAATTCTCTTGAAGAGATAATGTGCGGTAGAAGCTGCCTGATTGTTTTGGATGACCTATGGGAGAGCAGTTGCTCTCAACTAACTGATTTATTGCAGATGCTAAGCAACTTTAAGAAGGAAAGcatgattagaattattgtaACAACACGAACTGAAGAAGTTGCAGGGAAGATAGGTACAGTTACACCATACAAGCTGGAACCATTGTCTGATGATCAGTGCTGGGCattgttcaaaaatatttcttttctaCCTGGTTGCCCATTaggagaagatgaaaagaatGTGATGGAAAACATCGGGAGGGATATTGCAAACAAGTGTCAAGGAGTGCCTATGGCAGCGCAAGCTCTTgggtttatgttgcgcaacaaaGCTGTTGGAGAGTGGAAAAATGTGAGAGATAGTGATATTTGGAGCGGATCCTCTACCACAGATGATGTGATGCCATCGCTGAAGCTTAGTTATTATCAGATGTCTCCTTACTTGAAGCTATGCTTTTCCTATTGCTCAGTATTTCCTAAAGGTTTTGAAGTGCACAGGGGACATCTAATTCAACAATGGATATCTCTTGGGTTCATCCCACCCAGCCCCGACAAGCACATAAcacttgagaaggttggagaaaaCTATGTAAATGAGCTTTTGGGAATGTCATTTGTCCAATACTCAACGCTAACTTCCTTG AGTACAAGGGAGGACACAAAGAACTCTATGCTGCTTAGAATGCATGACTTGATGCATGATCTCGGTAGATCTGTTATCGGTGATGAATTACTTCTCGTGGATGGTGAAAAGGAATACAGTTCTAGCAATGGCAACTACCGGTATGCATTGGTACTGAATCATGAGGGTCAAATGGCTGTCTGCAATGATGAGCCTGCTAAGTTAAGAGCTATACATTTTTCTGAATGTCCTGAGATTCAGCTGTCCTTGTTGCATAAATCGTTGCGTATCTTGGATTTAGGCAAGTGTCCCAGAGGAAATTTACCAGCATCTATCGGTAAATTGAAGCAGCTGAGGTACCTTAGTGCTCCTGACATGCTACATAAAAAGGTTCCTAAGCTTGTTACTAGCCTTTCAAAGCTAATCCACTTGAATATGAGTGGCTCTATCAAAATCTCAACGCTGCCAGACTCAATAGGCAAACTTATAAGCTTGTTACATCTAGACCTATCTGGGTGCTGTAAACTTCATTCATTACCAGAATCATTTGGTGGCTTGACAAACCTCGCCCATCTAAACCTGGCAAATTGTTCTCTTCTCGAAACTTTGCCCAAGTCAGTGGGCAAACTCAGAAGCTTGCTACATTTAGACCTATCTGGGTGCCGTAACCTCTCTTCATTGCCAGAATCATTAGGTGACTTGATGAACCTCTCACATCTAAACCTCTCAAATTGTTCTCTTCTCAATACTTTGCCCGAGTCAGTGGAAACACTCAGAAACTTGCTACATCTAGAACTCTGTGGTTGTACTGGCCTTTGTTCATTATCAGAATCATTTGGTGAGCTGGTAAATTTATCATATTTGGATATGAAAAATTGCTATGATCTTCGTTCTTTGCCCAAGTCTTTTGGAAGGCTATGTGAACTTCAGTATTTGAACTTGTCAGGTTGCttgaaactaaatctaaaggTTGATATTGAGACTATCTGTTGTCTTACTAAGCTACAGTACCTAAACCTGTCCTGTTGTCCAAGTCTCATGCATATACCTGAATCTGTCAACAATCTAAAAAATCTCCATACTTTGGATCTCTCTAGATGTAACTGGATTGAGAGATTTCCAAAAAGACTACGCGGTATGACCAGCCTCAAGTTTCTGCTAATACAAGGATGCTCACCCTGGTTGCAACAGCGTGTTAGGGAGTCTCAGTTTAAGAATGATATGCTAACATTACCCAAGTTTATCGTTCAAAGAACAGCTTCAGGCATCTGCATGTCCAGCAACATTTCCCTCCTCCATGCTGTACATGCCGCAGAGCTTGAAATCGAATGCCTTGAAAATGTGACTAGTATTGAAGAAGCGGCTGCAGTAAATTTGGCAGACAAATCAGTACTTGTCAAATTGGTATTGGCGTGGACACCAGCCGTTGGCCGTGTTGTGGAGGATGAGGGTTTACTCCGAGAACTCCATCCTCCTGGAAATCTAAAGTTTTTAAAAGTACAAGGCTATATGGGAACTTCCTTTTCTGGATGGATGATGAACATGGCATCATGTCTACTGCATCTTGTTTGCATTGAGATGGTAGATTTACCGAGATGTGAGCATTTACCACCGTTTGGGCAATTAAAAAATCTAGAGCAATTGACTCTAAAGAGACTGCCTATCTTCAGGAAATTGGGAACTGAATTTTGTGGAGGAAGTGGAGCATTTAAGAAATTAAGAGAGTTCACACTGATAGATCTTGAAACCCTGGAGGAATGGGTCACCAAGGCTTCAGCAAATGGTGAGTTCATGTTCCCCAATCTTCACAAGCTGGAAATCTGTCGCTGCCCTAGACTAAGGTTGAAACCATGTCTTCCTAGAGCAACCGAGTGGAGAATTCAAGCGAGCCATGAAATTATTGCAACAAAATATGCCGTAGGCACATCATTCTCTTTGACGCTATCAAAACTGCATGTTACAGAATGCCTCCTGCTATCCGAAGAATGGGCACTTTTCGAATACCTCCCTGCTCTTGAGATACTAGAAATTTCAAATTATCAAAAGAAAAAACTGCCAGACAGCTTGGTTTTCCTTGTATCACTGCGGTCACTGAAGATAGATATCTCCACTAATAACAGTCAAGAAGAACTATGCGATTGGTTAGTATTTCTTGCTGCAATTTCTGATGACCGGAGGCTTGCGGTTTTCCCATCACCGAACCTTACTGCATTGGAGAATTTGGAAATCAGTCTTAATGATGAATCGCAAAGGTGGTGCAAGAAGCATGATAGATGGACCTTGCAGAACGTCAAAAACAAG CCAACAACTTTCTTCGAACGACAAGTAGCCAACATCCAGAAGAAGGTAGGCCAATCCCTCATCAGCTACATCCATGCAATCAAGCAGCTCGCGGAAAGGTTGGCTGTCATCGGGCTCGGGCAGACCCTTCGCGATGAAGAAATCATCAGGCTCATCCTCGACCACCGCCTCGGTTCTGAGGACCGCACCCTCGTCATGTCAATCACCAGCTGCACCGATGATATCACACTTAACTATCTCTATGCTCATCTGAGACGTGTGAATGGATTTTCACTCTCTGACACCAGTCAGGTCTCTGACACATTGAATTCACCGACTTCTGACAATGAAAGCTACCACGGGTCAGATTGA
- the LOC120657063 gene encoding uncharacterized protein LOC120657063, which produces MEWWDALKYIIDTVQPIYKFLRFADQDKKPNMCEVVMAYQTMKHELKSFFGTNVSTLKEYVEVVDERLGDVFIGTYVGPAAVLNPRYAYTMDPTQQIFRGLKDTFQRMTDLQSAVQALQEFDVFRQKIGEYSSDMAMRMAMDPKTSPCKSYSV; this is translated from the exons atggagtggtgggatgcattgaaatatatcatcgacacgGTTCAACCAATATATAAGTTCCTCcgcttcgctgatcaggacaagaaGCCGAACATGTGCGAAGTCGTGATGGCCTACCAGACTATGAAACATGAGCTGaagtctttctttggaacaaatgttTCCACACTGAAAGAGTATGTTGAGGTGGTGGACGAGAGGTTGGGTGACGTGTTCATAGGCACGTATGTGGGTCCAG ctgctgtcctaaatccgaggtatgCATATACGATGGATCCAACTCAACAAATATTTCGTGGACTTAAGGATACATTTCAGCGCATGACGGATCTCCAGAGCGCCGTCCAGGCATTGCAGGAGTTTGACGTGTTTCGACAGAAAATTGGCGAGTATAGCAGTGATATGGCAATGCGGATGGCGATGGACCcaaagacatccccatgtaagagttaTTCCGTATGA